A part of Clostridium novyi genomic DNA contains:
- a CDS encoding MBL fold metallo-hydrolase, with translation MEITWFGHSSFLIKTKNGKRILTDPFDKTVGYKTYQDTTDIVTISHHHYDHDYTNDIKGAIDIIDSCGTFKKHDVLIKGIPSYHDKSNGSKRGKNIIYIIKADNFNICHLGDLGHKLSKEDIKAIGDIDILLIPVGGIYTINGIDASSIAKDINPKIIIPMHYKTTYLSFALDSVDTFIDNMNNVKKLSCSTLKITKPLDENCAVKILIPSAQ, from the coding sequence ATGGAAATAACTTGGTTTGGACATTCATCTTTTTTAATTAAAACTAAAAACGGGAAGCGAATTTTAACAGATCCCTTTGATAAGACTGTTGGTTATAAAACTTATCAAGATACAACAGATATAGTTACAATAAGCCATCATCACTATGATCATGATTATACTAATGATATTAAAGGTGCTATTGATATTATAGATTCATGTGGAACATTTAAAAAACATGATGTACTAATTAAAGGAATCCCATCTTACCATGATAAGTCTAATGGAAGTAAACGTGGTAAAAATATAATTTATATTATTAAAGCAGATAATTTTAACATTTGCCATTTAGGAGATTTAGGTCATAAACTATCCAAGGAAGATATTAAAGCTATAGGAGATATTGATATTTTACTAATTCCTGTAGGTGGAATCTATACTATAAACGGTATAGATGCATCTTCTATTGCTAAGGACATTAATCCTAAAATAATTATACCTATGCACTATAAAACAACATATTTATCTTTTGCTTTAGATTCAGTTGATACTTTTATAGACAATATGAACAATGTAAAAAAGTTATCTTGCTCTACATTAAAAATCACTAAGCCTTTAGATGAGAATTGTGCAGTTAAAATTCTTATTCCATCTGCTCAATAA
- a CDS encoding RidA family protein codes for MKKELIASKEAPKAIGPYSQAVKVGNLIFISGQIPINPKSGLMPQSIEEQTIQSIENIGAILKEAGSSYKDVVKTTVLLKNLEDFEIVNNIYGNYFSEGYPARCCFEVSKLPKDAGIEIEAIAMCK; via the coding sequence ATGAAAAAAGAATTAATTGCAAGTAAAGAGGCACCAAAGGCTATAGGACCATATTCACAGGCTGTTAAAGTTGGAAACTTAATTTTTATATCAGGTCAGATTCCAATAAATCCTAAGAGTGGTTTAATGCCACAGAGTATAGAAGAACAAACTATACAATCAATTGAAAATATAGGGGCAATTTTAAAAGAAGCAGGATCCAGTTACAAAGATGTGGTAAAGACAACAGTGTTGTTAAAGAATTTAGAAGACTTTGAAATTGTAAATAATATATATGGAAATTATTTTTCAGAAGGATATCCAGCAAGATGTTGTTTTGAAGTATCAAAGTTACCTAAAGATGCAGGTATAGAAATAGAAGCAATTGCTATGTGTAAATAA
- the murI gene encoding glutamate racemase: MDITRMPIGFFDSGVGGLSVLKEAIKILPNEDFIYYGDSKNAPYGTKKVDEVKKLTFDAVKVLLGYNVKAIVVACNTATSAAIEDLRNTYKDMPIIGIEPALKPAVELSGDGKIVIMATNMTLAEKKFNKLMSKYKDKCDIVSLPCPGLVEYIEKGIVEGKKLKEFLVEKLSILDKDKIASVVLGCTHYPFIKKELYSILGDEVVIIDGSFGTANQLKRKLIKSNSINKENKKGKITILNSLKDDEIIKISKKLLCI, translated from the coding sequence ATGGATATTACAAGAATGCCTATAGGTTTTTTTGATTCTGGAGTTGGAGGTTTAAGTGTTCTAAAAGAAGCTATAAAAATTTTGCCTAATGAAGATTTTATTTATTATGGAGATTCTAAAAATGCACCTTATGGAACTAAAAAAGTAGATGAGGTTAAAAAGTTAACCTTTGATGCAGTAAAAGTTTTATTGGGTTATAATGTGAAAGCTATTGTTGTTGCTTGTAATACAGCTACTAGTGCGGCTATTGAAGATTTAAGAAATACATATAAGGATATGCCTATAATTGGCATAGAACCGGCTTTAAAACCTGCTGTGGAATTATCTGGGGATGGAAAAATTGTTATAATGGCAACAAATATGACATTAGCTGAGAAGAAGTTTAATAAACTTATGAGTAAGTACAAAGATAAATGTGACATAGTATCACTTCCATGTCCAGGATTAGTTGAATATATAGAGAAAGGTATAGTTGAAGGCAAGAAGTTAAAAGAATTTTTAGTTGAAAAATTATCAATATTAGATAAAGATAAAATTGCCTCAGTAGTTCTTGGTTGTACTCATTATCCATTTATAAAAAAAGAGTTATATAGTATATTAGGAGATGAAGTTGTAATTATAGATGGAAGTTTTGGTACTGCAAATCAATTAAAAAGAAAACTAATAAAAAGTAATTCTATAAATAAAGAAAATAAAAAAGGGAAAATAACTATTTTAAATTCATTAAAAGATGATGAAATTATAAAAATATCTAAAAAATTATTATGTATATAA
- a CDS encoding glutamine synthetase, with product MFNKLIYTITKENHSEEILKKILKEHPEISFVSPVGIDLSGNDTDAKIPMKIFLDDIKGFLTGAIQTDGSSVAFPGIATLNNAKVDMIADTNVNWFVDYNFENIHEETSKPVGTLRIPCFLMHNGKAIDSRHILKSSICNIEKNLMNLYKKYPQLLNVYGITLNDVDNIIATAATELEFWVKTPEEKAQIEQLSTSEVLQEQYWNRTKGSVRTALEECLELIDKYGLTAEMGHKEVGGVKAKLSENGNLTHIMEQLELDWKYDNALQAADNELFVRILVKETFRRHGLDVNFLAKPVDEVAGSGEHTHLSISLNLKNGKTINLFAPTNKHFLSIYGYASLMGILKNYEVINPFISSSNDALRRLKPGFEAPVCIVTSIGHSVDIPSRNRTVLLGVIRDNNNPLATRFELRSPNPHTNTYLALATMFIACNDGINYAINNHKSEDDLLKELSKKPGETANYLEKDRAYRSEKDVFEAYTDEERTTLFGKAPNTVYENLCAFDKYPEKLAVLKKDSVFTDDIINSYKTAIEKRWITEILYRIIPKHSNSIRSYKMLHDINKVHDVDVTRWQEVNNLRQYLMKDSHCKKSLFTKIIDSINEKDYETVSTLQIEMDSKMSLLRNLYNNYTRNLLDI from the coding sequence ATGTTTAATAAATTGATTTATACTATTACTAAAGAAAATCATTCTGAAGAAATTCTAAAAAAGATATTAAAGGAACATCCTGAAATAAGCTTTGTATCTCCTGTAGGTATAGATTTATCCGGAAATGACACCGATGCTAAAATTCCTATGAAAATATTTTTAGATGATATAAAAGGATTTTTAACTGGAGCCATTCAAACTGACGGTTCTTCTGTTGCATTTCCTGGTATAGCTACCTTAAATAATGCAAAAGTAGACATGATTGCAGATACCAATGTTAATTGGTTTGTTGATTATAACTTTGAAAACATTCATGAAGAAACTTCTAAACCTGTTGGTACACTTAGAATCCCTTGTTTCTTAATGCATAATGGAAAAGCCATTGATTCAAGACATATATTAAAATCTTCTATCTGCAATATTGAAAAAAATCTTATGAACCTTTATAAAAAATATCCCCAACTTTTAAATGTTTATGGAATAACATTAAATGACGTAGATAATATAATAGCTACAGCCGCAACGGAACTTGAATTTTGGGTGAAAACCCCTGAAGAAAAAGCACAAATTGAACAGCTTTCAACTTCTGAAGTTCTTCAAGAACAATATTGGAATAGAACAAAAGGTTCCGTTAGAACTGCCCTTGAGGAATGCTTAGAATTAATAGATAAATATGGACTGACAGCAGAAATGGGGCATAAAGAAGTTGGAGGAGTAAAAGCTAAATTAAGTGAAAATGGTAACCTTACTCATATAATGGAACAATTAGAACTAGATTGGAAATATGATAACGCCCTTCAAGCTGCTGACAATGAATTATTTGTTAGAATACTTGTTAAAGAAACCTTTAGACGTCATGGTCTTGATGTTAATTTTCTTGCAAAGCCAGTAGATGAAGTTGCTGGTAGTGGTGAACATACTCATTTAAGTATATCCCTTAATCTAAAGAACGGAAAAACAATAAATTTATTTGCCCCTACAAATAAACACTTTTTAAGTATTTATGGATATGCATCATTAATGGGCATTCTTAAAAACTATGAAGTAATAAACCCTTTTATATCTTCTAGTAATGACGCTTTAAGAAGATTAAAACCTGGTTTTGAAGCACCTGTTTGTATAGTTACATCAATAGGACATTCAGTAGATATTCCTTCTAGAAATAGAACTGTACTACTTGGAGTTATTAGAGATAATAACAATCCACTTGCTACTAGATTTGAACTTAGATCTCCAAATCCTCATACCAATACTTACTTAGCTTTAGCTACTATGTTTATAGCCTGTAATGATGGTATTAATTATGCAATTAATAATCACAAATCTGAAGATGACCTTCTAAAGGAACTTTCAAAAAAACCTGGTGAAACTGCTAATTATTTAGAAAAAGATAGAGCATATAGAAGTGAAAAAGATGTATTTGAAGCTTATACTGATGAAGAAAGAACTACTTTATTTGGCAAAGCTCCTAATACAGTATATGAAAATCTTTGTGCCTTTGATAAATATCCAGAAAAACTAGCTGTTCTTAAAAAAGATTCTGTTTTTACTGATGATATTATAAATAGTTATAAAACAGCTATTGAAAAAAGATGGATAACAGAAATTTTATATAGAATAATCCCCAAACATTCAAATAGTATACGCTCCTATAAAATGCTCCACGATATAAATAAAGTCCATGACGTTGATGTAACTAGATGGCAAGAGGTTAATAACTTAAGACAATATTTAATGAAAGATTCTCATTGTAAAAAATCTTTATTTACTAAGATAATAGACTCTATTAATGAAAAAGACTATGAAACTGTATCAACCTTACAAATAGAAATGGATTCTAAAATGTCATTATTAAGGAACTTATATAATAACTACACTAGAAATCTTTTAGATATATAA
- a CDS encoding peptidylprolyl isomerase encodes MNPVVTIKMQNGDIMKAELYPEIAPNTVNNFISLINKGFYDGVIFHRVIPGFMIQGGDPDGTGMGGPGYSIKGEFTSNGFKNDLKHTRGVLSMARAMSPDSAGSQFFIMVADAPHLDNQYASFGKVIEGMEVADKIVSQKTDYSDRPYEDQFMEKVTVNTFGVEYTEPEEIE; translated from the coding sequence ATGAATCCAGTAGTTACTATTAAAATGCAAAATGGAGATATAATGAAAGCAGAATTATATCCTGAAATAGCACCAAATACAGTAAATAACTTTATTAGTCTTATAAATAAAGGATTTTATGATGGTGTTATATTTCACAGAGTAATACCTGGTTTTATGATTCAAGGTGGAGATCCAGATGGAACTGGTATGGGAGGCCCTGGATACTCAATAAAAGGAGAATTTACGTCTAATGGATTTAAGAATGATTTAAAGCATACTAGAGGGGTATTATCTATGGCAAGAGCTATGAGCCCTGATTCTGCAGGAAGTCAATTTTTTATAATGGTAGCAGATGCTCCTCATTTAGATAACCAATATGCTTCATTTGGAAAAGTTATAGAAGGCATGGAAGTTGCTGATAAGATAGTTAGTCAAAAGACAGACTATAGTGATAGACCTTATGAAGATCAATTTATGGAAAAGGTTACTGTTAATACTTTTGGAGTAGAATATACTGAACCAGAAGAAATAGAATAA
- a CDS encoding DUF3783 domain-containing protein: MIESNRKVLLVYGFNENEKKSLKKLVMENKIPSYKCINKNMGTTSLEFILKDINNQVYKGELPEEKVVLFNNCKDKEVTTAISAIKETFHQKPIFAMITETSIKWSFKDLLNHLIEEREWFKNNTK; this comes from the coding sequence ATGATCGAGTCTAATAGAAAAGTATTATTGGTATACGGATTTAATGAAAATGAAAAAAAATCATTAAAAAAATTAGTTATGGAAAATAAGATACCTAGCTATAAGTGTATAAATAAGAATATGGGGACAACATCCTTAGAATTTATACTTAAAGATATTAATAATCAGGTATATAAAGGGGAGCTTCCAGAAGAGAAAGTAGTACTGTTCAATAATTGCAAAGATAAAGAGGTAACTACAGCTATTAGTGCAATAAAAGAAACATTTCATCAAAAGCCTATTTTTGCAATGATTACAGAAACGTCTATTAAATGGAGTTTTAAAGATCTTCTTAATCATTTAATTGAAGAAAGAGAATGGTTTAAAAATAATACAAAATAA
- a CDS encoding CBS domain-containing protein: protein MNVAFFLTPKKDVVYETINSTMRQALERMEYHRYTAIPIIDEEGKYVGTITEGDMLWKLKNTPGLDFKNTNKVSIKDVARNVRNTPVHVRSDIEDLISLAVNQNFVPVVDDNNVFIGIIKRSEIIQYYYNKSLKVIE from the coding sequence ATGAATGTAGCATTTTTTCTTACACCTAAAAAAGATGTAGTTTATGAAACAATAAACTCAACCATGAGACAAGCGTTAGAGAGAATGGAATATCATAGATATACGGCAATTCCAATTATTGATGAAGAAGGTAAGTATGTGGGTACTATTACAGAAGGTGATATGCTTTGGAAGCTTAAAAATACTCCTGGATTAGATTTTAAAAACACAAATAAAGTTTCAATTAAAGATGTAGCTAGAAATGTTAGAAATACTCCTGTACACGTAAGATCTGATATTGAAGATTTGATATCTCTTGCGGTGAATCAAAATTTTGTACCTGTAGTTGATGATAATAATGTATTTATTGGTATAATAAAAAGAAGTGAAATTATACAGTATTATTATAATAAAAGTTTAAAAGTAATTGAATAA
- a CDS encoding XRE family transcriptional regulator, whose protein sequence is MSRIGSKIREARLKSNITEKQLAKKIGVSEKFIKEVESGKKVINESVMGKISKVLGKDLNDVTMSFEAEFYEEEKSQNTNKKTVETINDVWNDALGSVLKPVPVYGYDMARIIEMRKLPIIGNKVEGHAKDKVLFLKVEDDDMIGSRIAKGDIAFGYITHEIENNALCLIEYNGERHIRQIKKLDSNKLLLISNGNSLRTETVTVRDIKVLVRLEKIEIKL, encoded by the coding sequence ATGAGTAGAATTGGAAGTAAAATAAGAGAAGCTAGATTAAAATCAAATATTACAGAAAAGCAATTAGCTAAAAAGATAGGAGTTTCTGAAAAATTTATTAAAGAGGTTGAAAGCGGAAAAAAGGTAATAAATGAAAGTGTTATGGGGAAAATATCAAAGGTTTTAGGAAAAGATTTAAATGATGTTACAATGTCCTTTGAAGCTGAATTTTATGAAGAAGAAAAATCTCAAAATACAAACAAAAAAACAGTAGAAACAATAAATGATGTTTGGAATGATGCATTGGGATCAGTTTTAAAGCCTGTACCAGTTTATGGATATGATATGGCAAGAATTATAGAAATGAGAAAACTACCAATTATAGGAAATAAGGTTGAAGGACATGCTAAGGATAAAGTGTTATTTTTAAAGGTAGAAGATGATGATATGATAGGATCTAGAATAGCAAAGGGTGATATTGCCTTTGGTTATATAACCCATGAAATAGAAAATAATGCATTATGTCTTATAGAATATAATGGAGAAAGACATATAAGACAGATTAAAAAATTAGATAGTAATAAATTATTACTTATAAGTAACGGAAATAGTTTAAGAACAGAAACGGTTACTGTAAGAGATATTAAGGTTTTAGTAAGATTAGAAAAAATAGAAATAAAATTATAG
- a CDS encoding pyruvate carboxylase codes for MTRKFKRVLVANRGEIAIRIFRACNELGIRTVAIYSEEDKFSLFRTKADEAYLIGKNQGPIEAYLNIDEIISLALKKGVDAIHPGYGFLSENAEFARKCEEAGIEFIGPTAEMMEKLGDKIKSKLVAQSVGVPTIPGVEKPVTSEEEAIKFADFCGYPIMLKAAAGGGGRGMRIVRNKEELLPSFRSAKNEAKKAFGIDDIFIEKYLENPKHIEVQVIGDKHGNIVHLYERDCSIQRRHQKVIEFTPAFALPEEKREKICNDALKIAKSVNYRSAGTLEFLVDIHGNHYFIEMNPRVQVEHTITEMTTGIDIVQSQILVAMGKPLSCAEIGIKHQQDVKPRGFAIQCRITTEDPTNNFAPDTGKIDVYRTGSGFGVRLDGGNGFTGAVISPYYDSLLVKTTTWARSFEDAIRKSLRSMKELTISGVKTNVGFLINVLNHPTFAEGKCTTKFIEENSELFKIFTKTDREYNLLKYIGEKVVNETFGVKKEFDVPLVPKVIVPNDLRGTKQILDEKGPNGLVDWIKSQEKLLITDTTMRDAHQSLMATRMRSIDMIKVAKSTSVLEKDAFSLEMWGGATFDVAYRFLKESPWIRLQELRKRIPNILFQMLIRGSNGVGYKNYPDNVIRKLIDESANSGIDVFRIFDSLNWVKGMEVAIDQVLKNNKIAEACICYTGDILDNRKDKYSLDYYVKKAKEIEKTGAHILGIKDMSALLKPYAAFKLIKALKEEVSMPIHLHTHDTTGNGVATVMMAAEAGVDIVDTAISSMAGLTSQPALNSVVAALENTKRATGMKAHDLQKISDYWAAVRPVYEQFESELKSGSTEIYRYEIPGGQYSNLKPQVESFGLGHRFNEVKEMYKKVNNMVGDIVKVTPSSKMVGDLAIFMVKNNLTPENIMEKGKDLAFPDSVVAYFKGMMGQPDGGFPKDLQKIVLKGEPPITCRPGELLPSEDFDAIKAYLSEKFNMEANNRNALSYTLYPDVYEEYLKSIQSDRDLSKMGSDIFFHGLREGETCEVEINEGQTMIIKLLEISKVDTNGNRSLYFEVNGNRREISVKDTSSLSAKNTEIVTTQMADTNNPLEVGSSIPGTVLKVLVNEGDEVKENDSLLVIEAMKMETNITASASGVVSSILVKEGQQVKSGELLVKLK; via the coding sequence ATGACAAGAAAATTCAAAAGAGTTTTAGTTGCCAATAGAGGCGAAATTGCCATAAGAATTTTCAGAGCATGTAATGAATTAGGAATTAGAACAGTTGCTATATACTCTGAAGAAGATAAGTTTTCTCTTTTTAGAACTAAAGCCGACGAGGCTTATCTAATTGGTAAAAATCAAGGACCTATAGAGGCTTATTTAAATATTGATGAAATAATAAGCTTAGCTTTAAAAAAAGGTGTAGATGCTATCCACCCTGGATATGGCTTTCTTTCTGAAAATGCAGAATTTGCAAGGAAATGTGAAGAAGCCGGTATAGAATTTATAGGACCTACAGCTGAAATGATGGAGAAACTTGGCGATAAAATTAAATCTAAATTAGTAGCTCAAAGTGTTGGTGTTCCAACTATTCCAGGAGTTGAAAAACCCGTTACATCTGAAGAAGAAGCTATTAAGTTTGCTGATTTTTGTGGATATCCTATTATGTTAAAAGCCGCTGCTGGTGGTGGTGGTCGTGGAATGCGAATTGTTAGAAATAAAGAAGAGCTTCTTCCTTCATTTAGAAGTGCTAAAAATGAAGCAAAAAAAGCCTTTGGAATAGATGATATATTTATAGAAAAGTACTTAGAAAATCCTAAGCATATCGAAGTTCAAGTTATTGGAGATAAGCATGGTAATATTGTTCATTTATATGAAAGAGACTGTTCTATTCAAAGACGTCATCAAAAAGTAATTGAATTTACCCCAGCCTTTGCATTACCAGAAGAAAAAAGAGAAAAAATTTGTAACGATGCTCTAAAGATTGCTAAATCTGTAAACTATAGAAGTGCGGGTACTTTAGAATTTTTAGTAGATATACACGGAAATCACTACTTTATAGAAATGAATCCAAGAGTGCAAGTAGAACACACTATAACCGAAATGACTACAGGTATAGATATAGTTCAAAGTCAAATCTTAGTTGCCATGGGAAAACCTTTGTCATGTGCTGAAATCGGAATTAAGCATCAACAAGATGTTAAACCTAGAGGATTTGCCATACAGTGTAGAATAACAACTGAAGACCCTACAAATAATTTTGCTCCTGATACCGGTAAAATAGATGTTTATAGAACAGGTTCTGGTTTTGGCGTACGACTTGATGGTGGAAACGGATTTACAGGTGCTGTAATAAGCCCTTATTATGACAGCTTGCTTGTAAAAACTACAACTTGGGCAAGAAGTTTTGAAGATGCCATAAGAAAATCTCTTCGTTCTATGAAAGAACTTACGATTTCAGGTGTTAAAACAAATGTAGGCTTTTTAATAAATGTTTTAAACCACCCCACTTTTGCAGAAGGTAAATGTACTACTAAATTCATTGAAGAAAACAGTGAATTATTTAAGATATTCACTAAAACCGATAGAGAGTATAATTTGCTTAAATACATAGGTGAAAAAGTTGTAAATGAAACTTTTGGAGTAAAAAAAGAATTTGACGTACCTTTAGTTCCTAAAGTTATAGTTCCTAATGATTTAAGAGGTACTAAACAAATTTTAGATGAAAAAGGACCTAATGGACTTGTGGATTGGATAAAATCACAAGAAAAACTTCTTATTACAGATACTACTATGAGAGATGCACATCAATCTCTTATGGCTACAAGAATGAGAAGTATAGATATGATAAAGGTTGCAAAATCAACATCTGTTCTTGAAAAAGACGCATTTTCATTAGAAATGTGGGGTGGTGCCACTTTCGATGTTGCTTATAGATTTTTAAAAGAATCTCCTTGGATTCGTCTTCAAGAATTAAGAAAAAGAATACCTAATATATTATTCCAAATGCTTATAAGAGGTTCAAATGGTGTTGGTTATAAAAATTATCCTGATAATGTAATCAGAAAATTAATTGATGAATCAGCAAATTCAGGAATTGATGTATTTAGAATATTTGACTCACTTAACTGGGTTAAAGGTATGGAAGTTGCAATTGATCAAGTGCTAAAAAATAATAAAATTGCTGAAGCTTGTATATGCTATACTGGTGATATTTTAGATAATAGAAAAGATAAATATTCACTAGATTATTATGTTAAAAAAGCTAAGGAAATTGAAAAAACAGGTGCACATATACTTGGAATAAAAGACATGTCCGCCCTTTTAAAACCTTATGCAGCATTCAAGCTTATTAAAGCACTTAAAGAAGAAGTATCAATGCCAATACATCTTCACACACATGATACTACTGGAAATGGAGTTGCTACTGTTATGATGGCCGCTGAAGCTGGTGTTGATATTGTAGATACTGCAATTAGCAGTATGGCCGGACTTACAAGTCAACCTGCTCTTAATTCAGTAGTTGCGGCTCTTGAAAATACCAAAAGAGCTACTGGTATGAAAGCACATGATCTTCAAAAAATATCTGACTATTGGGCAGCTGTAAGACCTGTTTATGAACAATTTGAATCAGAATTAAAATCAGGTTCTACAGAAATCTATAGATATGAAATACCTGGTGGTCAATATTCAAACTTAAAACCTCAAGTTGAAAGTTTTGGACTTGGTCATAGATTTAATGAAGTAAAAGAAATGTATAAAAAAGTTAATAATATGGTAGGTGATATAGTAAAAGTAACCCCTTCTTCTAAAATGGTGGGAGATCTTGCTATATTTATGGTTAAAAATAACTTAACTCCAGAAAATATAATGGAAAAAGGAAAAGATCTTGCCTTTCCGGATTCTGTTGTTGCATACTTTAAGGGAATGATGGGGCAACCAGATGGTGGATTCCCTAAGGATTTACAAAAAATAGTTTTAAAAGGTGAACCACCTATAACATGTAGACCAGGTGAATTACTTCCATCTGAAGATTTTGATGCTATTAAAGCTTACTTAAGTGAAAAATTTAATATGGAAGCTAACAATAGGAATGCTTTAAGTTATACATTGTATCCAGATGTATATGAAGAATACTTAAAATCTATACAATCTGATAGAGATCTTAGTAAAATGGGAAGTGATATATTCTTTCATGGATTAAGAGAAGGCGAAACTTGCGAAGTTGAAATTAATGAAGGTCAAACAATGATAATTAAACTTTTAGAAATAAGTAAAGTTGATACAAATGGTAATAGAAGTCTTTACTTTGAAGTAAATGGAAATAGACGTGAAATTAGTGTTAAAGATACAAGTTCCCTTTCTGCTAAAAATACAGAAATAGTCACAACTCAAATGGCTGACACTAATAATCCTCTTGAGGTAGGATCTAGTATCCCTGGTACAGTATTAAAAGTACTTGTTAACGAAGGTGATGAAGTTAAAGAAAATGATAGCTTACTTGTAATAGAAGCTATGAAAATGGAAACTAATATTACTGCCTCTGCAAGTGGAGTTGTTTCTTCTATACTTGTAAAGGAAGGCCAACAAGTTAAATCTGGAGAATTATTAGTAAAATTAAAATAA